A single Filimonas effusa DNA region contains:
- a CDS encoding response regulator transcription factor: MKILLVEDEIDLLDEMEAYFKEQGHLCERAADFNQAEDKIILYSYDMVILDITLPGGTGLQLLEILKKKKGEEGILILSARDSLKDRLAGLDMGADDYLTKPFYMEELNARVNAIQRRKFYSGSAVVKSGTLEIHTQLKEVFCNGEKINLTKKEYELLLYFVVNKKRVVSKESIATHLWGDNYDMAASYDIIYTHTMNLRKKIIKASGDDYLETVYGMGYKWVEK; this comes from the coding sequence ATGAAGATATTGCTGGTTGAAGATGAAATAGATCTGCTGGATGAAATGGAAGCTTATTTTAAAGAGCAGGGACATTTATGTGAACGTGCCGCTGATTTTAACCAGGCGGAAGATAAGATCATCCTTTATTCCTATGATATGGTGATACTGGATATCACCTTGCCAGGGGGCACAGGCTTGCAGCTGCTTGAAATACTGAAAAAGAAAAAAGGGGAAGAGGGCATTTTAATCCTTTCTGCCCGTGATTCTCTTAAAGACAGGCTGGCAGGCCTTGATATGGGAGCCGATGACTACCTGACCAAGCCGTTTTACATGGAAGAACTGAACGCAAGGGTTAATGCCATACAACGTAGAAAGTTTTATTCAGGAAGTGCTGTTGTAAAATCAGGCACGCTCGAAATACATACCCAGCTGAAAGAAGTCTTTTGTAACGGAGAGAAAATAAATCTTACTAAAAAAGAATATGAACTGCTGTTATATTTTGTCGTTAACAAAAAACGGGTGGTGAGCAAGGAGTCGATCGCCACTCACCTGTGGGGAGATAACTACGATATGGCTGCCAGCTATGATATCATTTATACCCATACGATGAACCTCCGGAAGAAGATTATAAAGGCTTCGGGAGATGACTACCTCGAAACGGTTTATGGAATGGGCTACAAATGGGTAGAAAAATGA
- a CDS encoding EamA family transporter, translated as MTWWMYALLSAVFAALTAVFAKKGVSNIDSDLAMAIRTVVITVISWGLFFWKGNVSGIGTLTRQNWRYLVFSGLATGLSWIFYFKALQMGKVSQVAPVDKMSVAIAILLSVVFLGEVLTWKMALGAALIIAGTIVLIL; from the coding sequence ATGACATGGTGGATGTATGCACTGTTGTCTGCTGTTTTTGCGGCGCTGACAGCAGTATTCGCGAAAAAGGGGGTTAGCAATATTGATAGTGACCTGGCGATGGCCATCAGAACTGTTGTGATCACTGTTATTTCCTGGGGTTTGTTTTTCTGGAAGGGAAATGTGTCGGGTATCGGCACGCTGACGAGACAAAACTGGCGCTACCTCGTATTTTCCGGATTGGCCACGGGACTTTCCTGGATCTTTTATTTTAAGGCGCTCCAAATGGGTAAAGTATCCCAGGTGGCGCCTGTAGATAAAATGAGCGTAGCCATTGCTATACTGCTGTCTGTAGTGTTCCTTGGCGAGGTGCTGACCTGGAAAATGGCGCTGGGTGCCGCTTTAATTATCGCAGGAACAATAGTGTTGATCTTATAA
- a CDS encoding phosphatase PAP2 family protein: MLNRSIVFSVLLAANISLFAQRHDTATLYKPGSINLLLPAAMLGYGFASMHITRLERWNHHLQDGVAQADPARHVSVDDYLQWSPAVAVYGLNFAGVKGKNGFKDRTFIFGMATLFQGAATYVVKRGTHEMRPDRSNHLSFPSGHTATAFANAEFMRMEYKDQSPWYGVAGYTAAAATGYLRMYNNKHWLNDVLAGAAIGILSTQASYFLYPRIKKLTQKHHHQLIQQY; encoded by the coding sequence ATGTTAAACAGATCAATCGTCTTCTCCGTTTTACTGGCAGCGAACATTTCATTGTTTGCACAGCGCCATGATACTGCAACGCTATATAAACCAGGTTCCATTAACCTGCTTCTTCCTGCAGCCATGCTCGGTTATGGGTTTGCATCAATGCATATTACTCGTCTGGAACGGTGGAACCATCATTTACAGGACGGTGTGGCGCAGGCCGATCCCGCCCGGCATGTAAGCGTTGACGATTATCTCCAATGGTCTCCTGCCGTAGCTGTTTATGGCCTTAACTTCGCAGGAGTAAAAGGGAAAAACGGCTTCAAGGACAGGACTTTCATTTTTGGCATGGCCACTTTATTCCAGGGAGCAGCCACCTATGTTGTCAAGAGAGGCACACACGAAATGCGCCCCGACAGGAGCAATCATCTCTCTTTTCCATCCGGCCATACAGCTACCGCTTTTGCAAATGCGGAGTTCATGAGAATGGAATATAAAGACCAATCGCCCTGGTATGGCGTAGCCGGCTATACGGCAGCAGCAGCAACCGGCTATCTGAGAATGTACAACAACAAACACTGGCTGAATGACGTACTTGCAGGCGCAGCAATAGGAATACTTTCTACCCAGGCATCCTATTTTTTATATCCCAGAATAAAAAAGTTAACGCAAAAACATCACCACCAGCTTATCCAACAATATTAA